The nucleotide sequence TCCACTTCTGTTTGCGTTTCTATCACATCCTATGCACGTAAAAATTTAAATAGAATCAAATCTATGAATAAATAATAGAGATTACGTTGCTTTTAAAATTTATCTCTATTAGAAAAGTTGGTATAAGTTATTTTGCCCTCATTGAGAGATAAGAGGAGAGTGCAAGGTGTGTGCCTAACACCTAAGAAAGTTATCGAGAGGTATGGGATAAGAAAGCATGCTACGTGGATCTTAAGAGACGCATGAGCACACATCTTTTTGAATGGTTCTTTTCCTAAAAGTTTGTTGCTTCAGAGGCAATTGGTTCAATTCTCTTCTTTGATAAGTTGATTGGAGTGCAAGGTGCGAGACTCCTGCGGGACAAGCGGTCAGATGAGACCCTTAAAGGCGCAGAGCGGCAAGGGGCTCACCGCCTGCCCCGCGGAAAGCGAGCAGCCTGGAGCGGAAATCAATCTCTTTCAAGAGCAACAACGAATGCAAAAGAAGCCCTTTATTTTATTTAATATGTTTAAATACTTTTAAGCGCAAAAAAAAACCAGTTACTCAACTGGTTTGTGATGTGAAGACAAGCTTATCCGTTTCTGTATGATGATTTCCACTCGCAAGCTTCTCATAAATATCAATAAAAATCCCTAACTCTTCAGGTGACAAATGATTTAGGTAACTGCTTATTGAATCGACTCTTTCATTTTCAGCCTCTCTTAAAATTTCGTGTCCTTCGTCCGTAATCTCTAAATACACAATTCTACGGTCTAGGTCACTTCGGTAACGACTTACATACCCACGCTTGTACAAACGATCCGCACCAACAGTTATCGCACTTGGTTTAACACCCATATAATCAGCTAATTTTGAAACGGTCCATTTATTTCTAATGCATAATGTCTTTAAAAGTACGAATTGTGTTTTCGTTAGTTCCTTTTCAATTGCAATTTCCGGGTGCAAACGCTTTGACACAATATAATGTACTCTTTCCAATCTCTCCACATAGGATTTCAAATCCTTATTCCCCATACTATGAACCTCCAGCCTCTAAGTTGAAATGCGAATATTATACTAACATTATACAAGAATTTTCATAACATTTGAACTATTTTTTACAAATAATGTGCAAACATGTTGACTATTGGCATAAAATTACATTATGATACATTCAAATAAATTTGAACGTTTCAGGAGTGTTGAACATGAAAGAAATTTACCACATACGTGAAGTAGAACAGCTAAAGGTTATTTCTGACCCGCTTCGCATTAAAATTCTTTGGGAGATCTTAGATGAAGCAAAGACCGGAAAAATCCTATCTGACCTTTTAGAAGTACCTGCACCTAAAATTCACTATCATCTAAAAGAAATGGAACGCGTTGGCTTGATAGTGGTTGAACGCACCGAAGAAAAGAATGGCATTATACAAAAGTTCTACAGACCTGTAGCTCATTCATTTTCAATAGCTGAAATTTTGCCTGATCAGCGTAATGCAGTAAAAGATGAACTCTCTGATGCGCTAAAAGAAAACATTCTTGTATCTCTCGAAAAAACTAAATCGATGATTCGCAAGCTGGATCCTGAAGTGCTGGCCTATACAGATTCCCCTCTTAAATTTGGATATAGGCATGTGAAACTGTCTTCTGACCAAGTTAAACAGCTTCATGAAAAAGCAAAAGAAATTTCCGAGTTAATCTCAGAGTTTAAAAAGAATGAACGTGAGGATGGCGAGATTTATCATTACTTCATGCTCTCATTCCCTCTAAAAGAAACACCATATCCAGAAGAGGAGCTTGATTGAAATGACACAAGCACTGACGGTACAGGATAAAAATATTGAAGGATCTCTTTTTAAACAGCGTTCTTTTTTGTTCATATGGGCAATCACGATTTGTTCTTCATTTTCCATCGCTATTTTTCAGTTTTCACAAAGCTGGTATGTCGTAAAAACTCTCGACAAAGAAGCGTCGCTCGGAATCGTATTTATCGCAGCGAACGTGCCTCGTATTTTATTTATGGCCATTGGAGGCGTTTTAGCAGATCGAGTCAGCCGAACTAAAATTTTGTTCGTCTCTAATCTCTTAAGAACTGTTCTATTAGTTGGATTGTTGATTATGCTCGCAACAGGACATCTATCCCTTCTCTCTTTTATCATTTTCGGTTTGTTTTTTGGCGCACTTGATGCCTTTGTCTGGCCGGCGAACGGATCTTTATTACCTAATGTCGTTGATCATTCCCAGCTAACACGTGCAAACTCAGTCATTCAAACCACTCAGCAGAGCTCTCTCATTCTCGGACCGATGATTGGCGGGCTACTTGTCGCGAGCAGTGGAGGTTACTTTCTTTCATTTGGGGTGCCTGCATTCATGCTTCTTCTATCTGCTGTTCTTGCCTTCCTGCTCAATGTTCCAGCTTCGGAGAGCTCTAGTTCAAAAAAGTCTGGCATGTGGCAATCCA is from Fictibacillus sp. b24 and encodes:
- a CDS encoding MarR family winged helix-turn-helix transcriptional regulator, which translates into the protein MGNKDLKSYVERLERVHYIVSKRLHPEIAIEKELTKTQFVLLKTLCIRNKWTVSKLADYMGVKPSAITVGADRLYKRGYVSRYRSDLDRRIVYLEITDEGHEILREAENERVDSISSYLNHLSPEELGIFIDIYEKLASGNHHTETDKLVFTSQTS
- a CDS encoding ArsR/SmtB family transcription factor; translated protein: MKEIYHIREVEQLKVISDPLRIKILWEILDEAKTGKILSDLLEVPAPKIHYHLKEMERVGLIVVERTEEKNGIIQKFYRPVAHSFSIAEILPDQRNAVKDELSDALKENILVSLEKTKSMIRKLDPEVLAYTDSPLKFGYRHVKLSSDQVKQLHEKAKEISELISEFKKNEREDGEIYHYFMLSFPLKETPYPEEELD
- a CDS encoding MFS transporter — translated: MTQALTVQDKNIEGSLFKQRSFLFIWAITICSSFSIAIFQFSQSWYVVKTLDKEASLGIVFIAANVPRILFMAIGGVLADRVSRTKILFVSNLLRTVLLVGLLIMLATGHLSLLSFIIFGLFFGALDAFVWPANGSLLPNVVDHSQLTRANSVIQTTQQSSLILGPMIGGLLVASSGGYFLSFGVPAFMLLLSAVLAFLLNVPASESSSSKKSGMWQSIKEGLDVVKSSAFLKALFLSTIFLNVFVVGPLMMGLPIFVKNVLDGSALDFSFIEGSMAAGMLISSVIIGILNIKKRRGLMVTLSLFTMNVFFFLFSQSSSLYACMFAIFFIGITFPATNIPLISAVQSSVDKKLLGRLMGLLTMASMGLAPLSLAATSILISYGFTIDKIMAGGALSLILVNVLIMWKLPALRKME